In Streptomyces sp. NBC_00448, the following are encoded in one genomic region:
- the nuoL gene encoding NADH-quinone oxidoreductase subunit L — METLIGLLVAAPLLGAGILLTGGRRLDRTGHLLGTLLALLSFVLGVVLFVNMLGKHADARALHSHLFTWVPVEGFQAQVGFQLDQLSMTFVLLITGVGTLIHIYSIGYMEHDERRRRFFGYLNLFLAAMLLLVLADNYLLLYAGWEGVGLASYLLIGFWQHKPSAATAAKKAFLVNRVGDMGLSIGIMLMFTTFGSFAFSNVLPRAAGASATQHATITGIGFMLLLAACGKSAQVPLQSWLGDAMEGPTPVSALIHAATMVTAGVYLIVRSGAIFNAAPDAQTAVVTVGAVTLLFGAIVGCAKDDIKKALAGSTMSQIGYMIMAAGLGPIGYVFAIMHLVTHGFFKAGLFLGAGSVMHGMNDEVDMRRYGGLRKFMPITFVTFGLGYLAIIGFPGLSGFFSKDKIIEAAYAKGGTEGWILGSAALLGAAITAFYMTRVMLMTFFGEKRWVPDAEGHEPHPHESPKSMTVPMIILSIGSVFAGGLFSINSAFVKWLEPVTGHSEGNSPLSTGTLTAATLVCLVVGVGIAWLMYGRRSVPATAPRGSLVTRAARRDLLQDDFNHVVLVRGGEHLTRSLVYLDHSLVDGVVNGTAASVGGLSGRLRRLQNGYVRSYAVSMLGGTAVVVAATLLMRAV, encoded by the coding sequence GTGGAAACCCTGATCGGACTGCTCGTCGCGGCACCGCTGCTGGGCGCGGGCATCCTGCTCACCGGCGGCCGCCGGCTGGACCGCACCGGCCACCTGCTGGGCACGCTGCTCGCGCTGCTGTCGTTCGTGCTCGGCGTGGTGCTCTTCGTCAACATGCTCGGCAAGCACGCCGACGCCCGCGCCCTGCACTCGCACCTGTTCACCTGGGTGCCGGTGGAGGGCTTCCAGGCGCAGGTCGGCTTCCAACTCGACCAGCTGTCGATGACGTTCGTGCTGCTGATCACCGGTGTGGGCACGCTGATCCACATCTACTCGATCGGCTACATGGAGCACGACGAGCGCCGCCGCCGCTTCTTCGGCTACCTCAACCTCTTCCTCGCGGCGATGCTGCTGCTGGTGCTCGCCGACAACTACCTTCTGTTGTACGCGGGTTGGGAGGGCGTCGGGTTGGCGTCCTACCTGCTGATCGGCTTCTGGCAGCACAAGCCGAGCGCGGCGACCGCGGCGAAGAAGGCGTTCCTGGTCAACCGGGTCGGCGACATGGGCCTGTCCATCGGCATCATGCTGATGTTCACCACCTTCGGCTCGTTCGCGTTCTCCAACGTGCTGCCGAGGGCGGCGGGCGCCTCCGCCACCCAGCACGCCACGATCACCGGCATCGGCTTCATGCTGCTGCTCGCCGCCTGCGGCAAGTCGGCCCAGGTGCCGCTGCAGTCCTGGCTCGGCGACGCGATGGAGGGCCCGACCCCGGTCTCGGCCCTGATCCACGCCGCGACCATGGTGACCGCGGGCGTCTACCTGATCGTCCGCTCCGGCGCGATCTTCAACGCGGCGCCGGACGCGCAGACGGCGGTGGTCACCGTCGGCGCGGTCACGCTGCTCTTCGGTGCGATCGTCGGTTGCGCCAAGGACGACATCAAGAAGGCGCTGGCCGGCTCCACGATGTCGCAGATCGGCTACATGATCATGGCGGCCGGGCTCGGCCCGATCGGCTACGTCTTCGCGATCATGCACCTGGTCACGCACGGCTTCTTCAAGGCCGGGCTGTTCCTCGGCGCCGGCTCGGTGATGCACGGCATGAACGACGAGGTGGACATGCGCCGCTACGGCGGCCTGCGCAAGTTCATGCCGATCACCTTCGTCACCTTCGGCCTGGGCTACCTCGCGATCATCGGCTTCCCCGGCCTGTCCGGCTTCTTCTCCAAGGACAAGATCATCGAGGCGGCCTACGCCAAGGGCGGCACCGAGGGCTGGATTCTCGGCAGCGCGGCCCTGCTGGGCGCAGCGATCACCGCGTTCTACATGACGCGGGTGATGCTGATGACGTTCTTCGGCGAGAAGCGCTGGGTCCCGGACGCGGAAGGCCACGAGCCGCACCCGCACGAGTCGCCGAAGTCGATGACCGTCCCGATGATCATCCTGTCGATCGGCTCGGTCTTCGCCGGCGGCCTGTTCAGCATCAACTCGGCGTTCGTGAAGTGGCTGGAGCCCGTCACCGGGCACAGCGAGGGCAACTCGCCCCTCAGCACCGGCACGCTGACCGCCGCCACCCTGGTCTGCCTGGTGGTCGGCGTCGGCATCGCCTGGCTGATGTACGGGCGCCGGTCGGTGCCCGCGACCGCGCCGCGCGGCAGCCTGGTCACCCGGGCGGCCCGCCGCGACCTGCTCCAGGACGACTTCAACCACGTGGTGCTGGTCCGCGGCGGCGAGCACCTGACCCGCTCGCTGGTCTACCTCGACCACTCCCTGGTCGACGGCGTCGTCAACGGCACCGCCGCCTCCGTCGGCGGCCTGTCCGGACGGCTCCGCCGGCTCCAGAACGGCTACGTCAGGTCGTACGCCGTCTCCATGCTCGGCGGTACCGCGGTGGTGGTCGCCGCGACCCTTCTCATGAGGGCGGTCTGA